From Rhodococcus antarcticus, the proteins below share one genomic window:
- a CDS encoding DUF2630 family protein, producing MDDRTILAHIDDLVAEERVLHEKGGSVDDDDRQQLTGLTEQVDQSRDLLRQRRTRREQGEDPGLAEVRPADEVEHHAG from the coding sequence ATGGACGACCGGACGATCTTGGCGCACATCGACGACCTGGTGGCCGAGGAGCGCGTGCTGCACGAGAAGGGCGGCTCCGTCGACGACGACGACCGCCAGCAGCTGACCGGGCTCACCGAGCAGGTGGACCAGAGCCGGGACCTGCTGCGCCAGCGGCGGACGCGCCGCGAGCAGGGGGAGGACCCCGGGCTGGCCGAGGTGCGCCCCGCCGACGAGGTCGAGCACCACGCGGGCTGA
- a CDS encoding aminotransferase family protein → MSTPALLHPFARPAAEASSFTSLVRGEGAIVWDAEGTRYVDAMASLWHCNVGHGRTEVAEAVAEQIGRLETFHCFDKFTNAPADALAERLAALAPVPGSRVFLTSGGSEAVDTAIKLARLAHAAAGDGERTIIISRAPSYHGVTYGGMSLTGLPANSAGFGPGIGDAVQVPKDDLAAVGAVFAAHPGKVAAVFAEPVIGAGGVHPPVPGYLEGLRALCTEHGAFLVLDEVICAFGRLGSMFAGEHYGVHADLTTFAKGVTSGYVPLGGVLVAPSVHEKLSADPAAVLRHGYTYSGHASACAAAMVCLDITEREGLLDRAKTVGARLSTGLHGLLEDGLVSGVRGEGAVWAVETLAGVDAVAVRDATMAAGVIVRPVGPSTLAMCPPLVSTDDDVDEILGALRRGLESGGTLG, encoded by the coding sequence ATGAGCACCCCCGCCCTGCTGCACCCGTTCGCCCGCCCGGCCGCCGAGGCGTCGTCGTTCACCTCGCTCGTGCGGGGCGAGGGCGCGATCGTCTGGGACGCCGAGGGCACCCGGTACGTGGACGCCATGGCCAGCCTCTGGCACTGCAACGTCGGGCACGGCCGCACCGAGGTGGCCGAGGCCGTCGCCGAGCAGATCGGTCGGCTGGAGACCTTCCACTGCTTCGACAAGTTCACCAACGCCCCCGCGGACGCCCTGGCGGAGCGGCTGGCCGCACTGGCGCCGGTGCCGGGCAGCCGGGTGTTCCTCACCAGCGGTGGCTCCGAGGCCGTCGACACCGCCATCAAGCTCGCCCGCCTCGCGCACGCCGCGGCCGGTGACGGCGAGCGCACCATCATTATCAGCCGGGCGCCGAGCTACCACGGGGTGACCTACGGCGGCATGAGCCTCACCGGGCTGCCGGCCAACAGCGCCGGCTTCGGCCCCGGCATCGGCGACGCGGTGCAGGTCCCCAAGGACGACCTGGCCGCCGTGGGTGCGGTGTTCGCCGCCCACCCCGGGAAGGTGGCGGCCGTGTTCGCCGAGCCCGTCATCGGTGCGGGCGGGGTGCACCCCCCGGTGCCCGGCTACCTCGAGGGCCTGCGGGCGCTGTGCACCGAGCACGGCGCGTTCCTCGTGCTCGACGAGGTCATCTGCGCCTTCGGCCGACTCGGCAGCATGTTCGCCGGTGAGCACTACGGGGTCCACGCCGACCTGACCACCTTCGCCAAGGGCGTGACCAGCGGGTACGTCCCGCTCGGTGGGGTGCTCGTGGCGCCGTCGGTGCACGAGAAGCTCTCCGCCGACCCCGCCGCTGTGCTGCGGCACGGCTACACGTACTCCGGGCACGCGAGCGCCTGCGCGGCCGCGATGGTGTGCCTGGACATCACCGAGCGGGAGGGGCTGCTGGACCGGGCGAAGACCGTCGGCGCCCGGCTCTCGACCGGCCTGCACGGGCTCCTCGAGGACGGTCTCGTCTCCGGGGTGCGCGGCGAGGGGGCGGTGTGGGCGGTGGAGACTCTGGCCGGGGTGGACGCGGTGGCCGTGCGCGACGCGACGATGGCGGCCGGGGTGATCGTGCGGCCCGTCGGCCCGAGCACCCTCGCGATGTGCCCGCCCCTGGTGAGCACCGACGACGACGTCGACGAGATCCTCGGGGCGCTGCGACGGGGGCTCGAGTCGGGCGGCACGCTCGGGTGA
- a CDS encoding amidohydrolase family protein, giving the protein MSTSTSPRLVLRGARWPGDVAVRDGWITAVGVVPAERGDRVLRVDGDVLTAGLVDTHHHLSQWMTRGRAVDPDLFGRLRTLYPVWGRLDAEDVHAAATVGLAELALTGCTTAADHHYLVPRGDDSVFDRIADAAHAVGIRLHLSRGSMDLGQSRGGLPPDSVVEDTDTILQSTVDVHGRLHDGVRTSVVVAPCSPFSVTGELMTESAALARRLALRLHTHLAQTVEEERHTLARHGRRPVQLMEEWGWAESDVWVAHGVHLDDAEVALFGERGIGVAHCPSSDARMATATCRVVDLDAAGAPVGLGVASHEAGGLFGEMRQALYAGRSHAGRPAALGVDTALRLATEGGARCLGREDIGQLRPGYRADVAVWPGDDLADVRDAVAGLVLGPDRRVRHLLVDGELVVAHGELLGVDLRAARERLAGRARRLWD; this is encoded by the coding sequence GTGAGCACCTCGACCTCCCCCCGCCTGGTCCTCCGGGGCGCCCGCTGGCCCGGGGACGTCGCCGTGCGGGACGGGTGGATCACCGCCGTCGGAGTGGTGCCGGCCGAGCGGGGTGACCGCGTGCTGCGCGTGGACGGGGACGTGCTCACCGCCGGACTGGTCGACACCCACCACCACCTGTCCCAGTGGATGACCCGTGGGCGCGCCGTCGACCCGGACCTGTTCGGCCGGTTGCGGACGCTGTACCCGGTGTGGGGACGCCTGGACGCCGAGGACGTGCACGCGGCCGCCACCGTGGGGCTCGCCGAGCTGGCCCTGACCGGGTGCACCACCGCCGCCGACCACCACTACCTGGTGCCCCGCGGCGACGACTCCGTCTTCGACCGGATCGCGGACGCCGCGCACGCCGTCGGCATCCGGCTGCACCTCTCCCGCGGGTCCATGGACCTCGGGCAGAGCAGGGGCGGGCTGCCGCCGGACTCGGTGGTCGAGGACACCGACACCATCCTGCAGTCCACCGTGGACGTGCACGGCCGGCTGCACGACGGCGTGCGCACCTCCGTGGTGGTCGCACCCTGCTCGCCGTTCAGCGTCACGGGTGAGCTGATGACGGAGTCCGCAGCGCTCGCCCGGCGGCTCGCCCTGCGCCTGCACACCCACCTCGCGCAGACCGTCGAGGAGGAGCGCCACACCCTGGCCCGCCACGGCCGGCGGCCGGTGCAGCTCATGGAGGAGTGGGGGTGGGCGGAGTCGGACGTGTGGGTCGCCCACGGCGTCCACCTCGACGACGCCGAGGTCGCGCTGTTCGGGGAGCGCGGGATCGGGGTGGCGCACTGCCCGTCCAGCGACGCGCGCATGGCCACCGCCACCTGCCGCGTGGTCGACCTCGACGCCGCGGGAGCGCCGGTGGGCCTCGGGGTGGCCAGCCACGAGGCGGGCGGGCTGTTCGGCGAGATGCGCCAGGCGCTGTACGCGGGTCGTTCCCACGCCGGGCGGCCGGCGGCCCTCGGGGTGGACACGGCGCTGCGGCTGGCCACCGAGGGCGGTGCGCGCTGCCTGGGCCGCGAGGACATCGGCCAGCTCCGGCCCGGCTACCGGGCCGACGTGGCGGTGTGGCCGGGTGACGACCTGGCCGACGTGCGCGACGCGGTGGCGGGACTCGTGCTGGGCCCCGACCGCCGGGTGCGCCACCTGCTGGTGGACGGCGAGCTGGTGGTGGCGCACGGCGAGCTGCTCGGGGTCGACCTGCGGGCGGCCCGGGAACGGCTGGCGGGGCGGGCCCGGCGGCTGTGGGACTGA
- a CDS encoding DUF998 domain-containing protein — translation MSTRVAAPGRVPWWGVVSAVLAPVFMIGGWELAAAVQPVPFDAVVRTISDLAARDTPHRWVMTVGLAGLGLAHVVTALALRAGASSGRVLLAIGGVATLVVSAAPLPAGGGSSTVHTVAATVGFVALSTWSLLAFPRWRTGWVGAAVLVGLLLWFGVELGGPRFGLSERVLAGAQAVWPLLVVTRLVVRARLVTGGSRGGSSAP, via the coding sequence GTGAGCACGCGGGTGGCCGCACCCGGTCGCGTCCCCTGGTGGGGCGTGGTGTCGGCCGTGCTCGCGCCGGTGTTCATGATCGGCGGGTGGGAGCTGGCCGCCGCGGTGCAGCCGGTGCCCTTCGACGCGGTGGTGCGCACCATCTCGGACCTCGCCGCCCGGGACACCCCGCACCGGTGGGTGATGACGGTGGGCCTGGCCGGGCTCGGTCTCGCCCACGTCGTGACGGCCCTGGCGCTCCGGGCGGGTGCGTCGTCGGGCCGGGTGCTGCTGGCGATCGGCGGTGTGGCCACGCTCGTCGTCTCCGCCGCCCCGCTGCCCGCCGGTGGGGGCTCGTCCACCGTGCACACCGTGGCCGCCACCGTCGGGTTCGTGGCCCTGAGCACGTGGTCGCTGCTGGCGTTCCCCCGCTGGCGCACCGGCTGGGTCGGGGCGGCCGTGCTGGTGGGCCTGCTGCTGTGGTTCGGGGTGGAGCTCGGGGGGCCACGGTTCGGGCTGAGCGAGCGGGTGCTGGCGGGAGCGCAGGCGGTGTGGCCCCTGCTCGTGGTGACCCGGCTGGTGGTGCGCGCACGGCTGGTCACCGGGGGGTCGCGGGGTGGATCATCGGCACCATGA
- a CDS encoding YihY/virulence factor BrkB family protein produces MLSRTVARFDAYQRTHRWIGFPVAVVYKFVDDQGVYLTALIAHYAFVSLFPLLLIAVTILGFVLQNDPELQQRLIAAALKQVPLLGPELGDQVTSFGGSGIGLVIGVVGTLFGGLGVAQAGQNALNTMWSVPRNKRPNPVAARLRSLVLLAVFGTGVLATTVLTLIGGFSNTDLLNAALVIPVSMAANAALFAVLFHFGTTHPTRLRDVAPGAVLAGVVVHLLQLFGVYLLSSSLDRSSALYGLFGVVLGLITWITLQATVVVFCAEIDVVRTRRLWPRALLTPFTDDVDLTRADRAAYTDYAKAQQHKGFETVEVSFAEPHPADGTSDDA; encoded by the coding sequence GTGCTGAGCCGGACGGTCGCCCGGTTCGACGCCTACCAGCGCACGCACCGCTGGATCGGTTTCCCGGTGGCCGTGGTCTACAAGTTCGTCGACGACCAGGGCGTCTACCTGACCGCGCTGATCGCGCACTACGCGTTCGTCTCGCTGTTCCCGCTGCTGCTCATCGCCGTGACGATCCTGGGGTTCGTGCTGCAGAACGACCCGGAGCTGCAGCAGCGGCTCATTGCCGCCGCGCTCAAGCAGGTGCCGCTGCTGGGCCCCGAGCTCGGTGACCAGGTGACGTCGTTCGGCGGCAGCGGGATCGGGCTCGTCATCGGTGTGGTGGGCACCCTGTTCGGTGGGCTCGGGGTGGCGCAGGCCGGGCAGAACGCGTTGAACACCATGTGGTCGGTGCCGCGGAACAAGCGCCCGAACCCGGTGGCCGCCCGGCTGCGCAGCCTCGTCCTGCTCGCCGTGTTCGGCACGGGTGTGCTGGCCACCACGGTGCTCACCCTCATCGGCGGGTTCAGCAACACCGACCTGCTCAACGCCGCCCTGGTCATCCCCGTCTCGATGGCCGCCAACGCCGCCCTGTTCGCGGTGCTGTTCCACTTCGGCACGACCCACCCCACCCGGCTGCGCGACGTCGCGCCGGGAGCGGTCCTGGCCGGGGTGGTGGTCCACCTGCTGCAGCTGTTCGGGGTGTACCTGCTGAGCTCGAGCCTGGACCGCTCGAGCGCGCTGTACGGGCTGTTCGGCGTCGTCCTCGGCCTCATCACCTGGATCACGCTGCAGGCCACGGTGGTGGTGTTCTGCGCGGAGATCGACGTGGTGCGCACGCGCCGGCTGTGGCCCCGGGCGCTGCTCACCCCGTTCACCGACGACGTGGACCTCACCCGAGCAGATCGGGCGGCGTACACCGACTACGCCAAGGCCCAGCAGCACAAGGGTTTCGAGACCGTCGAGGTCAGCTTCGCCGAGCCCCACCCCGCGGACGGCACCAGCGACGACGCGTAG
- a CDS encoding acyl-CoA thioesterase, protein MSEDGTIRGAARSERRRVLFVDTDAGGRIHFTAALRWAEAVEHRLVRELDPGCDIGRWPRRHVEATYHLPLGFDDEFELWLHVERVGSTSVGWAWSVVCDEATCIEGRHTTVHVGEDGAPEPVRAELRNLLADPSS, encoded by the coding sequence GTGAGCGAGGACGGGACGATCCGCGGCGCCGCGCGCAGCGAGCGGCGTCGCGTGCTCTTCGTCGACACCGACGCCGGCGGGCGCATCCACTTCACCGCCGCGCTGCGGTGGGCCGAGGCGGTGGAGCACCGGCTGGTGCGCGAGCTGGACCCGGGCTGCGACATCGGCCGCTGGCCACGTCGGCACGTCGAGGCGACCTACCACCTGCCGCTCGGCTTCGACGACGAGTTCGAGCTGTGGCTGCACGTGGAACGGGTGGGCAGCACGTCGGTGGGCTGGGCGTGGTCGGTGGTGTGCGACGAGGCCACCTGCATCGAGGGCAGGCACACCACGGTGCACGTCGGCGAGGACGGTGCGCCCGAGCCGGTGCGGGCCGAGCTGCGGAACCTGCTGGCGGATCCGAGCAGCTAG
- a CDS encoding MarR family winged helix-turn-helix transcriptional regulator gives MLPSADPAVALTRYYSWWRRSAPSSSLSSTSLSTLDVLDVLGPQRLSDLATRERISQPGMTGLVTRLATAGLVERTSDPDDGRVALVRVTDAGRRALTEFRDTRSAELRRRLEHLDPQDRRALELAVPALERLMSGDPA, from the coding sequence GTGCTCCCCTCCGCCGATCCTGCCGTCGCGCTCACGCGCTACTACTCGTGGTGGCGTCGCTCGGCCCCGTCCTCGAGCCTGTCCTCGACGTCGCTGTCCACCCTGGACGTGCTCGACGTCCTGGGGCCGCAGCGCCTCTCGGACCTGGCGACCCGGGAGCGGATCAGCCAGCCGGGCATGACGGGCCTCGTCACGCGGCTCGCCACGGCCGGCCTGGTGGAGCGGACCTCGGACCCCGACGACGGCCGCGTGGCGCTGGTCCGGGTGACCGACGCCGGACGCCGCGCCCTCACGGAGTTCCGCGACACGCGGTCCGCCGAGCTGCGTCGGCGGCTGGAGCACCTCGACCCCCAGGACCGGCGGGCCCTCGAGCTCGCCGTGCCCGCGCTGGAACGACTGATGTCTGGAGACCCCGCATGA
- a CDS encoding aldo/keto reductase, with translation MDHRTLGTTGVKVSPLCLGAMMFGAWGNPDHDDSIAVVHAALDAGINVVDTADVYSQGESEVIVGKALQGRRDEVVLATKAHAQMGEGANRSGNSRRWIVQEVESSLRRLQTDWIDLYQIHRPDPSTAIDETLGALTDLVRAGKVRYIGSSTFPAGEIVEAQWVAEKRGRERFVTEQPPYSILARGIETEVLPVTQRHGMGVLPWSPLAGGWLSGRYRKGTDAPTSGRAARMPARYDLADPANRAKLDAADALGKLADEHGMSLVHMAIAFVLEHPGVTSAIIGPRTVEQLTSQLDAADLQLSTEVLDAIDDIVAPGTTVNATDAGYAPPSLSDATLRRHRR, from the coding sequence GTGGACCACCGCACGCTCGGCACCACCGGAGTCAAGGTCAGCCCCCTCTGCCTGGGCGCCATGATGTTCGGCGCCTGGGGCAACCCCGACCACGACGACTCGATCGCGGTCGTCCACGCCGCGCTCGACGCCGGGATCAACGTCGTCGACACCGCCGACGTGTACTCCCAGGGCGAGTCCGAGGTGATCGTCGGCAAGGCCCTGCAGGGGCGGCGCGACGAGGTCGTGCTGGCCACCAAGGCGCACGCGCAGATGGGCGAGGGTGCCAACCGCAGCGGCAACTCCCGGCGCTGGATCGTGCAGGAGGTGGAGAGCAGCCTGCGGCGCCTGCAGACCGACTGGATCGACCTCTACCAGATCCACCGGCCCGACCCGTCGACGGCGATCGACGAGACCCTGGGTGCGCTGACCGACCTCGTCCGCGCCGGCAAGGTCCGCTACATCGGCAGCTCCACCTTCCCGGCGGGCGAGATCGTCGAGGCGCAGTGGGTCGCCGAGAAGCGCGGCCGCGAGCGCTTCGTCACCGAGCAGCCGCCGTACTCGATCCTGGCCCGTGGGATCGAGACCGAGGTGCTGCCGGTGACCCAGCGGCACGGCATGGGCGTGCTGCCCTGGAGCCCGCTGGCCGGCGGCTGGCTTAGCGGGCGCTACCGGAAGGGCACCGACGCACCCACGAGCGGCCGCGCGGCCCGGATGCCGGCCCGATACGACCTCGCCGACCCTGCGAACCGGGCCAAGCTCGACGCGGCCGACGCCCTCGGCAAGCTGGCCGACGAGCACGGGATGTCGCTGGTGCACATGGCCATCGCGTTCGTGCTGGAGCACCCGGGGGTCACCAGCGCGATCATCGGACCGCGGACGGTGGAGCAGCTGACCAGCCAGCTCGACGCCGCGGACCTCCAGCTCAGCACGGAGGTGCTCGACGCCATCGACGACATCGTCGCTCCGGGCACCACGGTCAACGCCACCGACGCCGGGTACGCGCCGCCGTCGCTGTCGGACGCCACGCTGCGTCGCCACCGGCGCTGA
- a CDS encoding LysM peptidoglycan-binding domain-containing protein — translation MTGSAPARSTTAVLAALAAGALAAAGLGGSFAWTTPQVVDAAATVSVPTATAPSAVPTTVPAAAPVPESAPAAAVVPAGAPVAAPAPAAAPAPAAAPAPAAAPVPVTYVVLPGDTLSAIAAWFEAHGYGDLYRANAAVIGANPDLIRPGQVLVVSSAGVTTNG, via the coding sequence GTGACCGGTTCCGCGCCCGCCCGATCCACCACGGCCGTGCTGGCAGCGCTGGCCGCGGGCGCCCTGGCCGCGGCCGGGCTCGGCGGCTCGTTCGCCTGGACGACTCCGCAGGTCGTCGACGCCGCCGCCACCGTCTCGGTGCCCACCGCCACCGCGCCGAGCGCGGTCCCGACGACGGTTCCCGCTGCCGCGCCCGTTCCTGAGTCGGCGCCCGCTGCAGCCGTCGTGCCGGCTGGCGCACCGGTCGCAGCCCCGGCGCCCGCGGCAGCCCCGGCGCCCGCGGCAGCCCCGGCGCCCGCGGCAGCCCCGGTGCCCGTCACCTACGTCGTGCTGCCGGGCGACACCCTCTCGGCCATCGCCGCGTGGTTCGAGGCCCACGGCTACGGGGACCTGTACCGGGCCAACGCGGCCGTCATCGGCGCGAACCCGGACCTCATCCGTCCCGGGCAGGTGCTGGTGGTCTCCTCCGCCGGTGTCACGACCAACGGCTGA
- a CDS encoding siderophore-interacting protein — protein sequence MAQDARPDRPARPVIRATVQTSTWLTPHVVRLELHAPELTSFPVGEFTDHYVKLLLPQQDPNQQDPNQEGGARPTTRTYTVRAWDPAARLVTIDVVHHGEQGLAGPWAASAKPGDALGLTGPGGGYAPNPAADWHLLVGDASALPAIACALERIGTSAPAKVVVLVDGPAEHAYPLPDGADVTWVERGLVDAVQGLEWLPGRVHAFVHGEAGDVRDLRRWLRAERHVPLDHLSASGYWRLGRDDEAWRAVKRDWNAAAALEEQDALAGRV from the coding sequence ATGGCCCAGGACGCACGCCCCGACCGACCGGCTCGTCCCGTCATCCGGGCGACGGTGCAGACCAGCACCTGGCTCACCCCGCACGTCGTGCGGCTGGAGCTGCACGCCCCCGAGCTGACGAGCTTCCCCGTCGGCGAGTTCACCGACCACTACGTCAAGCTGCTGCTCCCCCAACAGGATCCGAACCAGCAGGATCCGAACCAGGAGGGCGGGGCGCGGCCGACCACCCGCACCTACACCGTGCGCGCCTGGGACCCGGCCGCGAGGCTGGTCACGATCGACGTCGTGCACCACGGGGAGCAGGGCCTGGCCGGACCGTGGGCCGCATCCGCGAAGCCGGGCGACGCGCTCGGGCTGACCGGGCCCGGCGGGGGCTACGCGCCCAACCCCGCCGCCGACTGGCACCTGCTCGTCGGGGACGCCAGCGCGCTGCCGGCCATCGCGTGCGCCCTGGAGCGGATCGGGACCAGCGCACCGGCCAAGGTCGTGGTGCTGGTGGACGGTCCCGCCGAGCACGCCTACCCGTTGCCCGACGGGGCGGACGTCACCTGGGTGGAGCGCGGGCTCGTCGACGCCGTGCAGGGCCTCGAGTGGCTCCCGGGGCGGGTGCACGCCTTCGTCCACGGCGAGGCGGGCGACGTCCGCGACCTGCGGCGCTGGCTGCGCGCCGAGCGGCACGTGCCCCTGGACCACCTGTCCGCCTCCGGGTACTGGCGCCTCGGCCGCGACGACGAGGCGTGGCGCGCGGTCAAGCGGGACTGGAACGCCGCGGCCGCGCTCGAGGAGCAGGACGCGCTCGCCGGACGGGTCTGA
- the boxB gene encoding benzoyl-CoA 2,3-epoxidase subunit BoxB, with protein MTTTERTGSAPKPTGPLSTIDYSERIPNNVNLAGDRKLQRALEGWQPKFLDWWKALGPALPTKDVYLRTAIAVGRDGWAHFGHVPMEQYRWGIFLAEQDPNRVIPFGKHKGEPAWQEVPGEYRAELLRLITVQGDTEPASVEQQRVLGATAPSLYDMRNLFQVNVEEGRHLWAMVYLLQAYFGREGREEAEQLLKRNSGDLDSPRILGAFNEETTDWLQFFMFTYFTDRDGKYQLGTLKESAFDPLARTCEFMLKEEAHHMFVGTTGVQRVVEKTVQVMVELGTDDPAALLAAGVIPLEVVQKYLNFQFSVSMDLFGSERSTNVAAYYTAGLKGRWQETRRKDDHELHGDTREMTVVRDGEFVQETVPMLTALNLDLRDEYVADCENGVRRWNQEMEDAGLEQRLFLPHEGFNRLVGSYSSGHVSPDGRIIDAAEWEASVDGWLPLDADRAAVAALMVGVYEPGEFAGWIAAPKTGINDQPVEFDYVHLAEEGLTA; from the coding sequence ATGACCACCACCGAGCGCACCGGGTCCGCCCCGAAGCCCACCGGACCGCTGAGCACCATCGACTACAGCGAGCGGATCCCGAACAACGTGAACCTGGCCGGCGACCGCAAGCTCCAGCGGGCGCTGGAGGGGTGGCAGCCGAAGTTCCTGGACTGGTGGAAGGCGCTCGGCCCCGCACTGCCCACCAAGGACGTGTACCTGCGCACGGCGATCGCGGTGGGTCGCGACGGCTGGGCGCACTTCGGCCACGTCCCCATGGAGCAGTACCGCTGGGGCATCTTCCTGGCCGAGCAGGACCCAAACCGGGTCATCCCGTTCGGCAAGCACAAGGGCGAGCCCGCCTGGCAGGAGGTGCCCGGCGAGTACCGGGCCGAGCTCTTGCGCCTGATCACCGTGCAGGGCGACACCGAGCCCGCGTCGGTGGAGCAGCAGCGCGTGCTGGGGGCCACCGCGCCCTCGCTGTACGACATGCGCAACCTGTTCCAGGTCAACGTCGAGGAGGGCCGGCACCTGTGGGCGATGGTCTACCTGCTGCAGGCCTACTTCGGTCGGGAGGGTCGCGAGGAGGCCGAGCAGCTGCTCAAGCGCAACTCCGGCGACCTCGACTCGCCGCGCATCCTCGGGGCGTTCAACGAGGAGACGACCGACTGGCTGCAGTTCTTCATGTTCACCTACTTCACCGACCGCGACGGCAAGTACCAGCTGGGCACGCTGAAGGAGTCGGCGTTCGACCCGCTGGCCCGGACCTGCGAGTTCATGCTCAAGGAGGAGGCCCACCACATGTTCGTGGGCACCACCGGGGTGCAGCGGGTGGTCGAGAAGACCGTCCAGGTGATGGTCGAGCTCGGCACCGACGACCCGGCGGCGCTGCTGGCGGCCGGGGTCATCCCGCTGGAGGTCGTGCAGAAGTACCTGAACTTCCAGTTCTCGGTGTCGATGGACCTGTTCGGCTCCGAGAGGTCCACCAACGTCGCGGCGTACTACACGGCGGGGCTGAAGGGCCGCTGGCAGGAGACCCGGCGCAAGGACGACCACGAGCTGCACGGCGACACCCGGGAGATGACGGTGGTGCGCGACGGGGAGTTCGTCCAGGAGACGGTGCCCATGCTCACGGCGCTGAACCTGGACCTGCGCGACGAGTACGTCGCCGACTGCGAGAACGGCGTGCGCCGCTGGAACCAGGAGATGGAGGACGCCGGGCTGGAGCAGCGGCTGTTCCTGCCGCACGAGGGGTTCAACCGCTTGGTCGGCTCGTACTCCAGCGGCCACGTCTCGCCGGACGGTCGGATCATCGACGCCGCCGAGTGGGAGGCGAGCGTGGACGGGTGGCTGCCCCTGGACGCCGACCGCGCCGCCGTGGCCGCGCTCATGGTCGGGGTCTACGAGCCCGGTGAGTTCGCGGGCTGGATCGCCGCCCCCAAGACGGGCATCAACGACCAGCCCGTGGAGTTCGACTACGTCCACCTCGCCGAGGAGGGCCTCACCGCCTGA
- a CDS encoding SDR family NAD(P)-dependent oxidoreductase: MASFRSVLTAAADTALDKLVVPGYSALGPVVRRLWWAPDAAELVGRPEVLVTGAGSGLGLATATALARLGARVHLVGRSTERLEQAATAVRAEVPGAALVVRPCDVSDLDAVADLVTALSDDLVALHALVHCAGLIPQRRTTSAQGHELAFATHVLGPYALTVGLRDLLAADGDGRVVWVSSGGMYPVPAVTRDLEYTTGEYKGMTAYARTKRMQVAVSEHLAATFSRPGDPVVHAMHPGWADTPGVSGSIPGFAAVTAAVLRTAEQGADTIVWLAAAAEPARTTGLFWHDRRPRSTQYLPLLHDDPAARARLFQTCAQVSRARVSR, encoded by the coding sequence GTGGCCTCCTTCCGCTCGGTGCTGACCGCTGCCGCCGACACCGCCCTGGACAAGCTCGTGGTGCCCGGCTACTCCGCCCTGGGGCCGGTGGTGCGCCGCCTCTGGTGGGCCCCGGACGCGGCGGAGCTCGTCGGCCGGCCCGAGGTGCTCGTGACCGGGGCGGGTTCCGGCCTGGGCCTGGCGACCGCCACGGCGCTCGCCCGCCTCGGGGCGCGGGTCCACCTCGTGGGTCGCAGCACCGAGCGCCTGGAGCAGGCGGCCACCGCGGTGCGCGCCGAGGTGCCCGGGGCTGCGCTCGTGGTGCGCCCCTGCGACGTCAGCGACCTGGACGCCGTGGCCGACCTCGTCACCGCGCTCAGCGACGACCTCGTGGCGCTGCACGCCCTGGTGCACTGCGCCGGCCTCATCCCGCAGCGCCGCACCACCTCAGCGCAGGGCCACGAGCTGGCCTTCGCCACCCACGTCCTGGGGCCCTACGCGCTCACCGTCGGGCTGCGCGACCTGCTGGCCGCGGACGGCGACGGCCGGGTGGTGTGGGTGTCCTCCGGCGGCATGTACCCCGTGCCCGCCGTCACCCGCGACCTCGAGTACACGACCGGCGAGTACAAGGGCATGACCGCCTACGCGCGCACCAAGCGCATGCAGGTGGCGGTGTCCGAGCACCTCGCGGCCACGTTCTCCCGCCCCGGCGACCCGGTGGTGCACGCCATGCACCCCGGCTGGGCCGACACCCCGGGGGTCAGCGGGTCCATCCCCGGCTTCGCCGCGGTCACGGCCGCCGTGCTGCGCACCGCCGAGCAGGGGGCGGACACCATCGTCTGGCTCGCGGCTGCCGCCGAGCCCGCGCGCACCACCGGGCTGTTCTGGCACGACCGTCGGCCGCGCTCCACCCAGTACCTGCCGCTGCTGCACGACGACCCGGCGGCGCGGGCCCGGTTGTTCCAGACCTGCGCCCAGGTGTCCAGGGCTCGGGTCAGCCGCTAG